In Brevibacterium pigmentatum, the sequence GAACTGCGTAGAGACCCCGGACCGGTCTGAGATCTAAGCCAAGGTGAGTCCCAGCTCTGTGCGGCGCAGGCGGATCGTCCGGCCGAGCGCCTCACGCCACAGTGGGGGAGGTGGCGGCGTGTGCGGGAGGTTGTGGGTCATGGTCTGAGCCTAGATCGCCGGTGGCCGCCTCGGCGAGGGTTTCTGCTCTGAGCAGATGTGTTGAACGTGGTGCGAACAGGTGGGCGGGACTTGATGTCAGCACATGTGTCGAGCGTGAACTGGGTCACAGGTATTGCGGAAACGGCAGTGAGTTAAGTTAGGCTGGCCTACGTTAATGTCGAGGAGCCGCTTCAGGCTCCGACCACTGTCGAAAGGACAGGAATGTCAGTTCCGCACAGCCGCCGGGCCGTCATCGCCGGAGCGCTCGTCGCGCTCTCGCTCACCGCCACCGCCTGCGGGCAGGGATCCCAGGCCGCGGAGGAGTCCGGGTCCGCGAATTTCGAGACCGTGAAGATCAAGCACGCACTCGGTGAGGCGGTCATCGAGTCCGAGCCCGAGCGCGTCGTCACCCTCGGTCAGGGATCGACGGAGACCGCGATCGCTTTGGGCAAGACTCCGGTCGGCATGGAGGAATACGCCTGGGGATCCGACGACACCGGCTACATGCCGTGGATCTACGAAGCTGTGAAGGACAAGGGTGAGGAGCTGCCGGAGCAGTTCCAGGGCGATACCGAACTCGACGTCGAGGCCATCGCCGAACTCGAACCCGACGTCATCCTCGCTCCCTGGTCCGGAATCACGGCCGATCAGTACAAGCAGCTCGACGCCATCGCCCCGACCGTCGCCTACCCGAAGCAGCCGTGGACCATCGAATGGGATGAGCAGATCACCACGATCGGCAAGGCGCTCGGTCAGGAGAAGGAATCCGAAGGGCTCGTCGACGACATCAAGACGCAGCTGAAAGAGGCGAAGCGAGAGGAGTACAAGGACCTCACGTTCTCCTATATCTACAACTCCGGCCCCGGCACCCTCGGCGTCTTCTATCCCACCGAGCAGCGCGTGGCGATGGTCTCCGCGCTCGGACTGACTCCGGACCCGGTCATCGAGGAGCTGAAGAAGGAGTACGACGAGCCGGGAACGGATTCTGCTCTCATCGGTTTGGAGAACGCGGACAAGCTCAACGACTCGGACCTCATCTTCACCTTCTACTCCGATGAGAAGAACAAGAAGGAGATCGAATCGCAGGGACTGTACGCGAACATTCCGGCCATCAAGTCCGGAGCCGTCGTGGCCTCGGAAGACCAGGCCTTCGTCACCGGATCCTCGATCATCAACCCGCTCACCGTCCCGTGGACGTTGGAGCGCTATGTGCCGATGATCGACAAAGCCGTGAAGAAGATCGACAAGTAAGTCGACGGCGAGATACCGGCCGAATCAGGCAGGCAGGCTGGGCGCTCTCAATCGAGGGCGCTCAGCTTCTTCCATTCATCCCAGGAGTAGACCCAGTCCGAGATGTCGCTGTCGTTGGTCGACAAGCTCACATGTGAACCGGTGACCTCGACGGGATCACCGAAGATCGCGGAGTCGTAGTACTGCTTCGCCCGTTCGGTAGTGAGGTTGATGCAGCCGTGCGAGACGTTCTGCGAGCCCTGGACGCCTGCCGACCACGGGGCGGCGTGGATGAATTCCCCGTTGTTGTGGATGCGCACGGCCCACTGGACATCGGTCTCGTAGTCCCACCGCTCGGAGGTCATCGTGTAGTCGGCGGCCTTCGACATCACCACATGCGTGCCGTTGTACGAGGGGGACTTCGGCGCGCCGAGGGAGGCCGGGAAGTCCATGACCTGCTTGCCGTCACGGGTGACGGTCATGCGATGTGTCTTCACGTCGGCCTTGGTGACCTGCTTGCGTCCGATCTCGAAGTCGAGGGTGAGATCGTTCTGGCCCACGCTGTTCTCACCGGTCGGCACGTCCTTGAGCGGAACGTCGACGGAGACCTTCGAATGAGCCGGCCAGAATTCCTTCGGACGGAAGTGCAGTCGTGACTGTGGGTCGTCATAGAGCCAGCCCCACGAGCCTTCGACTTTGCGCTCCTTGCCGTTCTCGTCGGTGACCTTGACTGAGAGGCGGCGTTCGACATCGTCACGGAAGTCCTCGGACACGGTGGAGCCGAAGTTAAGCATGATGGGGGCGGCGACGCCGACGGTCTGATCGTCTGCGAGCGTTGTGCGCACCGACATCGGTTGCCCGTCGCTGGCGCCGACGGCGATCGTCGCGTTGAGGTCGACTTCGTCGCCATCGGCAGTGGTGGCGGTGGCTTTCACGGTGTATTCGCTGTCGGCGACGAGGCCGTAAGTCGAGATCCACGCGGCGGACTCATCCGGGGCGGAGACCGCCTCGGCGTTGTTCTCTTTCTCTGAATCGCTGCCCTTCGACTCACCGTCGGTGGGCTCGGATTCGGTGGAGGTCGGTGTCGACGAACCGGCCTCGGCCTCCTCGTCGGACTCGAGTGCGGTGCCGGAGGCATCGAAGAAGGTGCCGGGATCGTGCGCGATCCGGGGGTGGGCCTCCTCGGTGACGGAGATGTCACTGAGGTCGGCGTTCTCGACGGAGATGCCGATCCGCTGGCCGGCTTCCAGGTCGATCTCGTCGCCGGATTCGGTTACTTCGCCGAAGTCCCCGGCGCCGGGCAGCGACGTGGCCGCATCGGTGGACTGGCTCGGTTCAGCAGTGGAAGTTGCAGCGTCGCTGGGCTCCGCGGTCGGCGTCGATTCGGACGCGGATTCTGCGGCCTCGGTGGTGATGGCTCCGACGCGGAATACGGGATCCGCGGCTGCCTCGGCGGTCTTGTTCGCGCCGTTGCGGGTCGCGTCGGGATCGTCGCTCGACGGCGTGCACGCCGTGAGCAGAGCCAGTGCCGAAAGGGCGGCAATGGCCCCTTGGATCTTCGTGGACAACAGGGAAACCTCGTTAAAACACAGGGATGAGAACTGCGAATAATGGTAATGAAGCAAAATCACGAAAGTATTAACGATTTCGCTTTGCGGCCCCGATTTCGGCGCCAGAAGCGCAGCGTGGGTAGAGCTGACCTGGGCAGACGGGGGATAAGGGGAGTTGTGGAATTGTGATGTTGGGGAATAGAGGACTCCCCGTGCACCCGACAGAGCTCGCTTACCCTTGCTGCCTTCCGGCCCTGGGGGAGTTCACAAGATGACGCCGCACGGGGAGCCGTGAATCAGTCTAGTCGAGAGCGGCCTCGGTCCAAAATGCCGCCCACCGCATCGGTCAGCGCAGCTGCCGCGCCTTGTCTTCGAGGACGGCGCGTTCGCGGTCGTTCGTCGCCAGCTTTGCTGCGCGGAGGAGTTCGTCGCGGGCCTCCGCAACGTCGCCGAGGCGGGCCAGAAGCTCTCCGCGGACGCTGGGTATGAGGTGGTAGCGGGAAAGCACGCCGGATTCGGCGATGGCATCGACTCTCTCGAGCCCGGCGGCCGGCCCCCTGGCCTCGGCGATGGCGATCGCCTGATTGAGATCGGTGATTGCTGAGGGCCTGATGCTGCCGAGGTCGCCGTAGAGGGCGACGATGCGCTCCCAGTCGGTGTCGGCGATGGTGCGGGCGGAGGCGTGTACCGCAGCGATCTGGGCCTGGATCGTGTACGTTCCACGGGCCTCGCGCAGATCTGTCGACCGGTTGAGTGAAGCGTGCCCGAGGCGGATGAGGCTGCGGTCCCACCGGGTCCGATCCTGGTCGGCGAGCAGGACCGGAGCCCCGGTTCGATCGAGCCGGGCGGGGAAGCGAGAGGCAGTGAAAGCCATGAGTGCGACGAGACCGTGGACTTCGGGTTCGCGGGGGAGGAGCCCGGCGGCCACGCGAACGAGGCGGAGGGCGTCGAGAGCGAGCTCGGGCCGCATCCAATCGGAGCCGGACGTGGCGACGTGGCCTTCGGAGAACATGAGGTAGAGGGACCCGAGGACTCCGCTGAGGCGGTCGCCCCATTCGTTCGCAGGTGGGAGTTCGAAGCGGACCTCGGCCTTCGCAAGCACCTTCTTCGCCCGGACGATGCGCTGTTGGACGGTCGGGATTGGCAGGAGGAATGCACGGGCGATCTGCTCCGTCGTCAGACCGCCGACGACGCGCAGAGTCAGCGCCAGCTGCGCCTCGCGGGCGAGTGCGGGGTGGGCGGAGATGAAGAGGAGGCGGAGCACGTCGTCATCGATCGTGTCCGGATCCCACGGCAGGTCGGCACCGGCCGTGGCTGGGTCGGGGATCTCGGTCGGTCGAGGTCCGGGGCGTGAGCTGCCCACCGTCGAGGCAGCTGCGGCCGTCCCGACGCTCCGGGTGGTGGCGAGGAGGTCACGGCCGAGGTCCGCGACGCGGTCGTCGAAACGGTCCCGTCTGCGCCAATGGTCGATCGCCTTCCGCTTAGCCGCGGTCGTCAGCCAGGCCGCAGGGTTGCGGGGAGAGCCGGACTCCGGCCAGGTACGCAGCGCGTCGGCGAAGGCTTCCTGGGCGAAGTCCTCGGCGAGGGCGAAATCGCCGACATAGCGGGTCACGGCAGCGATGATCCGTGCCGCCTCGATTCGCCACGTCGCTTCGACGGTCCGCCGCGCCGATTCGAACCCGCCCTGGTGGGGCGGGTCCGTCTCGGGTCGGCGTGCCGCCTCGGCGAGGTTCAGCCGCGGCTGGTCTTCAGCTTGCCTTGGTCGATCCATTCCTGTTCTTTCTGGATCCACTCGTTGTCCTGTGGGAAGTCGTCGATGTCGTTGATACGGCGGACCTCCAATTGGGAGCCGGGGCCGAGCGGTGCGCGCTTGGCCCACTCGATCGCCTCCTCCTTGGTCGAGACGTCGACGACCCAGAAGCCGTTGAAGAGTTCACGCAGCTCGCCGTAGGGGCCATCGGTGACGACCGGGTCGTCGTCGGAGAAGTCGACGACGGACCCTTCTTCGGCATCGGAGAGTCCGGCGCCGTCGGCGAGTACCCCGGCGTCGACCATCGACTCGTTGTAGGCGCCCATGGCGGCGATGACTTCGTTGAAATCGGTGCTCTCAAAATTCTCGACGGCTCGCTGATCGACTGCGCGCATGATGAGCATGTATTTCATGATGACTCCTCGGTCATTCGTGATCGGCGGAAAGCCTCGGTCGAGGCCTTCTCATGCACTCCGTCGAACAAGACTATGCAGGATCGACTGGCCGGCGAATGTTTTTCGCAGAACTCATAGAGAAGTGGGATTGTTACCCTTGCGGAAGTGGGATCGTTCACACTCGGTCACCGCGATTTCGCATTGTCGTCATGACTCGGATAAGCTGATTCGCGGAGGATTCGCCTAGTGGCCTATGGCGCTCGCCTGGAACGCGGGTTGGGTTAACGCCCTCAGGGGTTCGAATCCCCTATCCTCCGCCACGGAAGTCCCGGTCTCGCAGTCAATGCGGGCCGGGACTTCGACGTTGAGATCCTAAGCTGGGACGAGACCACTTGTTCAGAGCGCTTTGACTTCATCCGAGTGGTCGTCGGACGCCGGCTTTCGGGCATCCAGCACCTTTCGCGGCAAATCACCTCGGTCGCGGTATCTCCTACACGTGCTTACGCATCCCTCGTCGTTCCTGCCTTAACTCACCGGCGCAACGAGGTGGTTTGCCGCGAAAGGTG encodes:
- a CDS encoding YciI family protein, giving the protein MKYMLIMRAVDQRAVENFESTDFNEVIAAMGAYNESMVDAGVLADGAGLSDAEEGSVVDFSDDDPVVTDGPYGELRELFNGFWVVDVSTKEEAIEWAKRAPLGPGSQLEVRRINDIDDFPQDNEWIQKEQEWIDQGKLKTSRG
- a CDS encoding RNA polymerase sigma factor, giving the protein MDRPRQAEDQPRLNLAEAARRPETDPPHQGGFESARRTVEATWRIEAARIIAAVTRYVGDFALAEDFAQEAFADALRTWPESGSPRNPAAWLTTAAKRKAIDHWRRRDRFDDRVADLGRDLLATTRSVGTAAAASTVGSSRPGPRPTEIPDPATAGADLPWDPDTIDDDVLRLLFISAHPALAREAQLALTLRVVGGLTTEQIARAFLLPIPTVQQRIVRAKKVLAKAEVRFELPPANEWGDRLSGVLGSLYLMFSEGHVATSGSDWMRPELALDALRLVRVAAGLLPREPEVHGLVALMAFTASRFPARLDRTGAPVLLADQDRTRWDRSLIRLGHASLNRSTDLREARGTYTIQAQIAAVHASARTIADTDWERIVALYGDLGSIRPSAITDLNQAIAIAEARGPAAGLERVDAIAESGVLSRYHLIPSVRGELLARLGDVAEARDELLRAAKLATNDRERAVLEDKARQLR
- a CDS encoding Ig-like domain-containing protein is translated as MSTKIQGAIAALSALALLTACTPSSDDPDATRNGANKTAEAAADPVFRVGAITTEAAESASESTPTAEPSDAATSTAEPSQSTDAATSLPGAGDFGEVTESGDEIDLEAGQRIGISVENADLSDISVTEEAHPRIAHDPGTFFDASGTALESDEEAEAGSSTPTSTESEPTDGESKGSDSEKENNAEAVSAPDESAAWISTYGLVADSEYTVKATATTADGDEVDLNATIAVGASDGQPMSVRTTLADDQTVGVAAPIMLNFGSTVSEDFRDDVERRLSVKVTDENGKERKVEGSWGWLYDDPQSRLHFRPKEFWPAHSKVSVDVPLKDVPTGENSVGQNDLTLDFEIGRKQVTKADVKTHRMTVTRDGKQVMDFPASLGAPKSPSYNGTHVVMSKAADYTMTSERWDYETDVQWAVRIHNNGEFIHAAPWSAGVQGSQNVSHGCINLTTERAKQYYDSAIFGDPVEVTGSHVSLSTNDSDISDWVYSWDEWKKLSALD
- a CDS encoding iron-siderophore ABC transporter substrate-binding protein, which translates into the protein MSVPHSRRAVIAGALVALSLTATACGQGSQAAEESGSANFETVKIKHALGEAVIESEPERVVTLGQGSTETAIALGKTPVGMEEYAWGSDDTGYMPWIYEAVKDKGEELPEQFQGDTELDVEAIAELEPDVILAPWSGITADQYKQLDAIAPTVAYPKQPWTIEWDEQITTIGKALGQEKESEGLVDDIKTQLKEAKREEYKDLTFSYIYNSGPGTLGVFYPTEQRVAMVSALGLTPDPVIEELKKEYDEPGTDSALIGLENADKLNDSDLIFTFYSDEKNKKEIESQGLYANIPAIKSGAVVASEDQAFVTGSSIINPLTVPWTLERYVPMIDKAVKKIDK